A single Tachypleus tridentatus isolate NWPU-2018 chromosome 9, ASM421037v1, whole genome shotgun sequence DNA region contains:
- the LOC143227287 gene encoding uncharacterized protein LOC143227287: MKCLILIGCLFLMAVVALPRTKRAAYELPAGAEFIVGQIKTTFSCAGLHSGYYADVDNYCQIFHICHPQTLADGTLEVGHWSFFCGNQTIFNQMSFTCAFPEEAVPCRRAPDFYYLNNNIGVENAPFLTDDDVARAYEAIRSQ; the protein is encoded by the exons GCTGCCTATTTCTGATGGCTGTTGTTGCCTTACCTCGG ACAAAACGTGCAGCCTACGAACTTCCGGCTGGAGCCGAGTTCATTGTCGGACAAATTAAAACCACCTTCTCCTGTGCTGGTCTCCACTCTGGATACTACGCTGATGTTGACAACTACTGTCAGATCTTCCACATCTGCCACCCACAGACTCTCGCTGATGGAACCTTAGAAGTTGGACATTGGAGCTTCTTCTGTGGTAACCAGACCATCTTCAACCAGATGAGCTTCACATGTGCTTTCCCTGAGGAGGCCGTGCCCTGTAGAAGGGCCCCAGATTTCTACTATCTTAACAACAACATTGGGGTCGAGAATGCTCCCTTCTTGACAGACGATGACGTAGCTAGAGCTTACGAAGCCATCAGATCACAGTAA